DNA sequence from the Dickeya chrysanthemi NCPPB 402 genome:
TTGAATAATCATTTCGTTACCTTAGGATCATAAATACTACCATTAGGAAACTGGGTAGACCAATTTGGTGGTGCTAGTTCATTTTCAATTTGTTTTTTAATTCTAAATTGAATAGCTTCTCCCCATGTTTGCGGCATCTAATGCTGCTTGCTCTGCATCAATATTACTAAAAATTGGATTAGTCTCAAAAATGAAAAATTACTGTTTTTTTATTTTTTATAGCATATTCAAGTACATGAATAATATTTTTCACTAAGGGCTCTGTAGAAAAATCTGAATTTTGTAATTTTTCTTTTACAGCCAAAATACTTTCCTTATCTATTAGCCAATCCCCCTCACTTGGTCCAAATAACCAATTATCGGTAATTTCAGAAACAAGTCTCCATAATCCACGATTTTGATATTCAATAATTTGACTTTCCGTAATTTCTACAACTGTTTCAGATTGAATATTTTTATAAGCCCAATCAATCATTTCAGTATATTCACTAATTGAAACATTGTCTTTTAAACAGAAAATTAACAGGTTGTGTTCATTCATTTGTCTAAGTTCCTGATATGAGTTTGTTGTAAATAATCTTTTGCTTGCTTACCTTGTAAATTAAAGGATTAACCGCACCTTGGATGATGCCGCGAATATCATCCATACGGTTACCCCACCAATTTTTATTGGTGTATCGTTAATCATTTATTTCAAAAAAGTTATTTATTATCATATTATCAGGGAGCAGGTCGTTAAAAAAACCCCCTCAAATTCCATTAAATTAGTATTTATCCAGCACATAAACGAACCAAAGCGTTCTTTCCCTGAGTGTAAATATTTAAAATTAAACTCAAAATAAGTTTTTTTGCTTAGAAAATTTAATGGTTTTTCTATAGTGAAAAAAAGCCCTTACTCGTTTTAGTTCGAGATACTATTTTAAATAAATTTTTATTTTCAATAAAATAAGAATATTCATTTACTAAGTTGTTATGATAAAAAAGTAATTTTATTAAAATGTTTTCATAATTTTCTAGGTTCATTTCTAGCTCAATTTAAAATGATTTCATTGTTGCCGTACCAATGCGAAATTTACCATCAACAAAATTTCCCTTCACTGATACAGGTACACCATCAACTTGGGTAGTTTTATTTTCAGGCTGCCTGAAAGAAAGATAGGCAACTTATTACTCATCTTACGCTAGCCCTCAATAATTGAATACGTTGCACTAGAACCAATTATTTCTATGAATGTTTGCTCAAACATAAAAATATAGTATTTAAAGAATTCTCTATTCAAAGGAAAATAACTTTCTTTCAATATCCATTCCGCATAACACTCATCAAGAAGTTCAAAAAAAGATTGACCACCATTTTCATGAAGCAAAGCTCTATCTGCATCTTCCGAAATTAAATCCATAAAAGTATCTATAAAATACGATTCATCAACAACCCTAAAATGAATAACATCTTCAATAAAAATTTTTATGGTTTTATCCGTATTTCTATAACCAACTGCTATAACTTCTACTTTATCAGAGTTTATTGCTGCATTATCAAAATAGAAATAGCCAGTTGGGAAATCTAAGCTTTTTAATTTCATAATTTATCGTGTATTTCCATATCTGATTTTTATTTTTCGGTTATTACTAATTGTTATTTCAAGTGTTGGTTCTCCACCACTACTATCATTACGAGCATTAACCGCACGCCTATCAGGTAAATTGCCCGTTATCGTTCCATTAGGACGTGTTTGTACATTTCGAACATTCAGACTATTAAAATCATTTAGTGCGTCATTGTAATCCCCCACTTTATCATACTGAACAGCGGGACCTTTTGTTTTACTCCTTTGAGTAGTATTGCTCAAAATGTCTTTGATTTGTAAATCACTGCGCACCTTACCGGTTTCTATGCGAGCTGCCACACTACTCG
Encoded proteins:
- a CDS encoding DMP12 family DNA mimic protein codes for the protein MNEHNLLIFCLKDNVSISEYTEMIDWAYKNIQSETVVEITESQIIEYQNRGLWRLVSEITDNWLFGPSEGDWLIDKESILAVKEKLQNSDFSTEPLVKNIIHVLEYAIKNKKTVIFHF